The sequence below is a genomic window from Echeneis naucrates chromosome 13, fEcheNa1.1, whole genome shotgun sequence.
AAACAGCATTTAAGTAAGTAAGCGTTGTGCATGAGGAAGATAACTGCCATAAAGTAACAAAACTAGCTGTTCTCATTAAGGTCAGTGTGAGTGTTACATTTCCTCTTTTGAACTAAAACAAAGATGTAAATGTGAAAATCGCCCTCACCCTAACCATGAAATGGATTACAAACTGTTGGGATATTGGTGTGAATATATGTTGTTGAATATTAGCATTCAAATGTTCAACAAAGATTCATTAAGTTTTTACAAACACCACGTAGTGAACTGGCAGTGTGTTTATCACAGTTTCCCGTGAGCTGTGTGGTTTATCATGAGTATCGGACGGGCGATGTGTAAGAAAGTCATTCTTTCGGCATTAGTGTAAGATTTGATCCAAATAAAATCTGCTGCAGTTATAGTGGCCATGCTGTAAACTTGGGATTACAGTGAAAAGCGAAGATCCGTGTCATTCACGGTATGCAAATAAACAACTCCAATGGAGTCTACCTGCATAGACCACAGTCGCCACAACCGCCGCCACCGCGTGCACGCGGTATTTCTCCTCCACCGATCGCGTGCGACTGATGACAGTTTGCACCGCAAAGGCGCACGCCAGCTCCACGGCGGCAGCCCGCGGCAGGGATGCGTGAATGGGGCTCACGCACCTGTACCCGAGCAGCTTATGCCGCACGTGCAGTCTGGATAAGCCCACGCCCCAAATCAGCGGCACCACCGCGCGAGAGGCTGCGGCCGCGGCGAACTGGCACGCGATCCTCCCCAGGGCGCATCCGCCAGAGATCCTCGAGTGGTAGGCGTGCTCGAGAGCGCCGCAGGGGTTGCCGAAGGCCCCGCGGAAGGTGAGCGCGTGCACCACGGAGGCGAGATAGGTTAAAGTGAGCGCCAGGCGAGGCTCAATGCCTCCCACTTCGGAAAGCATCTTCAGCTCGTGCGTGCAGCAGCATAGCTGGAAGGTGGACACGAGCTCCACGGCGTAGACACAGAGCCCGGTGCCCACGAGGACCCTGATCAAAACCCTGCGATTCAGTTCGTTCAGCCCGACGATGCCCGCCAGCACTGCCAGAGACACCGCAACGTCTGCCGCCATGTCCGCGGCCGTCCTGAGTTGCCGGTCTGGTGTGGGATGCTGCTGGGGCCGCCGATGGTTCCTCTCTCCCCGCTAGGTGGCCCTGACCACCGGACTGGAGTCTTGGCCAGGCCGAGATTCTGATGCTCTTCTCATGTGGAACAAATGTTTTGCAACCCACATGGTGCGGAAGTGACTCCGCTCCGcagtcccccccaccccccactgaGGAAGGGACGTTTCTCTGCTTGTCTTACTGAACTATTCCTCTATTTGCTTTCTGATTCTCCCTTTCCCTTCTCCCTTGTGCTGAACCACGAACTGCTCCAAGCTGATCTTCCTGTTGGCTGGGATGTGGATCCTCTAGGTAACAGTGGGCGcgtaaaaaataataaataaaaatatatatacacaccagATGGTTTACGTCTTCGTCGTAGCagcgaaaacacacacaaaaatatttcgaataaaagaaaaagaaggaatatACCACCAGCAGTAGAGCTCACTGTCGGTTGTAAGAATAGGGATTTCACGAggattttcaaaacaaatttcatCTCTATTATCAAGCCTGTCTTATACAAGTATTATATGATGTATTCAATGCATTAAATCAGGTAATAACTTTTGAAATTAGATCATTTTagaattgtttttttcttgcaatGTGTAAAAATAACAGATGGAAATAAAGCTCCATGATTGCATCATTAACACTCTTAACTAGCAGAAGTACAGGTGTTTAGCACAAAGGTTAGTTATTTGTTCACAGCAGAAGAGGTATTAAAAGGAGGATTTGAATAAATACTACACAACTACAATTACAAATGCATTACATATGCACTCACAATCAAAACAGTAAAGGGGTCTACAAAATGTCTAGCAcctgacaacatcaacacagaAACGGCTGTCAGTATCAGTCAAAATTATGACTGTGGTACTAAACTGATATTGTTTTTGAGAAATATTTCCCACCCTCCATTTAAGAAGTGAATATAAACAATaatgtaaattattaattttctaaaaatcattcaaataagAAATGACATTACAGTTGAAACAGCTTATGAAATCTGAGtatgttgtcttttttaaagCTCTGTTATACATTATACACACAAGTATACATTGAATGATACAGGCAAAGTGATAACAGAGATTATATAACAGGAAACCATTGTAGCCTtataaaaaaaactccacatattattattattattattgttgttgtcgtcatatgaattcatttatttgttccaAAGTCACtgataagatttattttttctattggCCAGTACAACatcattataatttattttgttggttttttttttttactttatcttcTTGTGTGAAGCATCATGAGAGTCCATGCTTCACTCTTACCACTAGATGTTGCTGTCTTTATATGCTTCACCTCATTTATGACCTATCTCCTGATACTCTACTGTACACGCAAAGACAAATGTGTTGCACACTGCATCCAAAATAACACATAGTTAAGATGTTTTTaagggacagaaaaaaacttgGCTGTTGGCATGGTAGCTGTTCATTCTCAATCAAGTTACTTTGAAACTAAGGCAACCCATTGACCCAACCAGTGGTGTACAATTGTGTAGTTTCTTATCTTCTAGGTGGATGTGGCCATccaatatgaaaaataataatataaattctTCCCTGTATGCATGTTCTATCAAAAAGAACACAATTAATGGAACATTTTCTTAAATATCCCTGATATTCCTCACTCATGCAATGATGACGCTGAAATAGCATTAAACCAGAAATGGTCCATTGACACATTCATGCAGGGCACATAGACATTTCCTGTACCTATGACACTGTTGGACATTTTGGTATGAAAGTCCATGGGGACTAATTCACTTTCAAAGCCAAACGCAAGTGGATAGTCAAAGAATGGCACTGTGGCTTCATTTTCCAGTTTGATTTTTGCTCAAAACGAGTGAAATGAAGCTTAGGAAATGGATTTAGCTGTTTaggagtggaagaaaaaaactataatttttaaatttctttctttttttttttttttttttttacaaatatgtaCACTTGATTGGATATTCAACTAATAGATAAAATGGAACAGAAATATAATGTGCAAATGTTACTTTTATATAGCTGTGTTGTTTAGATACAGGTATCAATTAGTGTTCAAAATGTGTATCAATATGATCAATATTTCTATCTTTTCTGCTCCAAACAGCATATGGTCAGGTAACTGTAATTTCATAGGAGCTGGCCACACccactgagagagagggagcatgGTTTCATACTATTACCAGCCGTCTTTGTTATAGAGCATGTTTGTTGGTATCAGATCATACCTGGAAACAGCTTGTGGCCTGTGCTATAATGCAACCCATTGTTCTGAAGGGAGACGTTATATataacatgttttgttttttgtttttacatttacacagaATCATTTAAATATGCGTGTAAGATCAGCGATAACACTGATATTTTATAATCGTGCTTAATTTAACCTGGGAAtgtatttgatatatttaacCTAATctgtctttaaaataaaatgtgtaaagtGCTGAATTTTTTGATTGATGCCCCCCATTTGCCCCACCCCTTTTACCCGTTTAACCCCTGTCCTTCCAAACACCAATCAGCTTTCTACCGGCGAATTAAGGCCCGCCTCAGAATTTGAACTGACGTGCGTACTGACCAATCAGCGACGGGAAAGGCTGAACGAAAACCAATGGTGTGCCCGGAGCGGCTCATGATGGGCGGGCTTTCGCGTGCAGCAGGCTTCTCTGTGTCTTGCTAACAATAGCCGGTGATCGGCAAGTTTAGTCCGCTGCGAGCGAGAGCAGGCGGCCGACGGAGCCGAGCTGACCCGAGGGGAGAGCACAGTCTAGGGGAATCCGTGAGACGGTGCGTGCCGCAGCTGGAAATTATCGCCGAGCTTTCCGGATcgttttgcatttgcatttgaacaAGCGGTGAGTTTTCTTTCAGACTTAGTTATGAAATGGCAAATCCAGCCGCGGTGTCTGAATGTTTCAGTCAGTCAGGGTGCGCAGGGAATTCGGGGCTGTGAATGGGTTAATAGAGAGTGGAGGCTCCCATCGCTCTTTTATTCTCTCCTTCGCGATCCGAGTCCACGAATGAAGCTCCGGCTCCCGCAGGCCCAGCAGCAGACTCTATCCGGGCTGGAGTCCACCGCGGCGAGATGCAGGTGGATggggagttgtttttttttttttttttttaattttaattgtatttatttatttatttatttattacaccGGTTTCCTCCCTGCTCACCATTTGCTAACACGCGTCTTCTTGTTGGTTAACTGATAACACGGCAGGCCCATCCACAAACgattgaataaatgaatataatgCTGAAGGTTTTCACTTTTCCATCTTTGAGAACTGTCTGAAAGGACAACGCTAACATGATTCATCAGAAAGTCCATGCCATGCCCAATGGCTTTCAGCTCTGGTCTAAGTATAGACACAGCACGGGCTGATCTCCTCACTGGAACCATTCTACTGCTAAGTTCGTTTCTCAGATCTGAATCCGGCAGAATCCTTTTTAAGTCAATATCTATAATCAGAAAGAGGGGTTGAAAGAAGAAATCCCCTCACCTATTCAGTTGTTTCTAAAACGTGcctgcagcacagtgacagcTTCCCTGACCCCCATCATTGTCTCTACATAAAGCTTCTTCTGGGTTCCTATAATTTATGCTCTGTAATTTTCCTGAAATGCGAAGGAGCTCCAGTTTTCAAACAGCTCTGCAGAAAGCAGCCAGTATTTACAGAATGTGTCTTTGGATTAGTGGAGATTTGGTGCCTTTAGCAGGCCAGTTTATATCTGCTGCTTCTATTGATCCACTAAGGACAAAAACCTCTTATTCCGCGTTATCATTATTAAGGAGTTATTTCCCCTCTAAACTAAACACATTTCTGACCCTGCTGGATAAACAAACTTATATTCTCAGTCTCTACTTCTCCAACTGAGTTGAACTGATGTTGGACTTTGTTCCCTCTTCGAAAGTTTCCCTTTCATCTGAGTTGAAACACAccaggaaaatgaaaagctgtGACTTTGTAGAGCTGGTTGAAAATACTTGACTCAGTACTGAACTCAGTGTAATATCACTGTACCACACAGTTCTGCTGCTATTCTACTACTGAATTCCACGCCTGTATCAGTGGAGGCTGAGGAGAGTAACCAGctttttatctgctgtttgCTGGCTATTATTCACCTCAACCACTTAAATGACTACAATATTCTTCTTGGAGTTTCTGTTGGCAGTAGTGTACATTTGAGTTATTTATTGGGAGTGATTAGTTTGTGTGCAGACAAGGACACTGACTGAAACTCCAGGCTTTAGAACAAAAGAGATACGTAGAAGTACAGGATGTATGCTGCAAAGGCACAGTCTTAAGCAAAATCCAGTTTTTTAATTGTATCAACCACTAATGACTCACAAGGTTAAACTATCAGTGGAGGTTCAAATCTACTTTTTAACAGCGTCCttgaagaaatggaaagaaagcctTTTGAatactaattttatttttatagtaaGCCTGAAATGATGAGTCAATGAACACAGAGTAAATTATTTGATGAACTGTCATATTTCAAGCAACAATGATCTTTATATCCTTTCCaatacagattttttaaatgttaggCTTTGCTGCACTTTTAGAAGTACCTTTTAACTTTGAAACTAAATAAtattgaataaatatataacaattgaatcagaaaaaatattttaataataattgtttTGTACCTATTGCAAATTTTGTCTCTTAATAAGTGAATAATGTAGACAATAATCGGCAGATGAATCAGTAATGGCAATTATTGCTAATAGTATCCCACTTCAAATTTTGATTTAAGGATCTTTGAAGTCATTGCtaatcagtgttttgttttgcacacaCAACCATGGAAGGTGTCTGTGCTTGGCCCAATTCTATCACAAAGGTGACAGCTACACTTAACGACATCTTCAAAATTTGAATTAGTTGTTGGTGTGAATAAAGCTTTTTGTCCCAAAGTGAGTTTCTTGAAAAGTAGTCGCATTCACATAAGTGCAGTGCATAGCATGGGTACTGAAGCCTGATTCACTCTGCCTTCAAGAAGTTCACCATGAGGACATCACCCTCATATGtgccagttttttgtttgtttttttttggctgaggGGCAGTAAGTTGAACCCATGAACACTAGAGCTGGGTGTGTTTTATGGCCCTGTGTAAAGTGTGAGGCCAACCAATTGTCGCTTTGACACCGCCACAGCAtggtggagggagagaaggcAGAGGAACAGTTAATGACACATTTGGGCTCCTGCAGCTATGGACATggctaattaaaatgaaaggcgaccctgtctctgtgtgtttgcgtgaTTTCTGTCATGTATGAATTTGCAGGCAGGTAATGGAAGCAGTGACATTGATGCAGGTGACGTTTAGGCAGGAAATGGACATATGCTTTCATTTGGCCTCAGATTGCATTAGGAAACCCATCTGGCATCAAGGGTGAAAGGAGCTCATAATGCCTGCACACCAGTTCAATTTTggataggatttttttttagccaATCAGACAGATGGAGccaatgtgttgtgtgtatgtgtgtacatgagtGAGAGCGAGAGTGAATCAATGTACTGCTCAGGCCTACactgaaattgaaaatattttcagtttattatGAAATTGTGGTCAAACTAATTTCACTGTGGCAGAGGGCATCAGTACAGAAGACCACTAATGCTTACccagagcgtgtgtgtgtagagggGGCAGACCTTAAATGTGACGCAGCACACATTTGTGTTCACACTGCGACACAAATGTGGCCACATGTGGCCCAGATCATTTCCGACTGTGGTCTGAGTGATTGGATCTCACACCAGGTGGCAGCCCTCTTTATCACCACCCATTGATTTGTTATCTTGCGGTCTGTAGCTTGGCCATCACCGAGACTGGAGATTGGCTGAGCtcacctgctctgtgttttaAATACACGGTTGCTTTGCACTAATGCTTACACAActttttgttacatttgtaCCATGATTTGAATAAACAAACTgtatcatgttgtattgaagaacaAGCATTTTTTGTCCATTGTTATATACAATTTAGTTCATAGCTGTACTTAGAGCTGTCCACTTGTGATCTAATCACCTGAAATTTATCTTAATATGTAGTCTGAACAGTGTCTGTAAACCTGGTACCTAACAAAATGTGTGTTAGTGGGCTTTAGAGATGCTAGTAGCTGGATTGTCTCACCATCTGAGCCCAAATTGCTGAGCCTTTCCTTTAATGGGTGGAATGATGCAGAGTTAGCAGTATTGGTAGCATGAGGGGACTGTTGTGGTGAAACTGGGAGCATGAGCAAACCcccaggaggagctggaagaTGGAGCTACATTCGGGTTTCTTGATTACTTTCAAACTATAAAAAGATTTCTGTTACACAATTAGCTGCAGCTATCAAATCCAGTCATTCACTGGCAAATTTCCACAATCAGCATAGAACAAAATAACTTATTAACTAATAATTTTCTGTGGACTGTAGAAACACAGTTACTAACAGTCCCAACAAAAATAGTAATATTGGCTGTGGTGTAGCCAGAAGCCTGCCAGCAGCTGAATAATGGATACTCTGTCTGCCTGGAAGGCTGCAAGGGCTGCTGAGCATGGCGTCTAGACGAATACAGACGAATACAGACAGTGCGAATATACATGGACTTATCTCTCATCTCCATGAAACAGGCTGACTGACTAGATCCACACAAAAGTTGTGATACTGGAAGTATTGAATCTACTTCATTGACGTGAAGCCAGATGAAAGGGTGTGATGGTGGTGTGATTTGAAAAACTTTTAATAGTACTACTCAGGAAGAAACTCACATATTGTaggtgtgatgatgatgatgatgatgagatcCAGAGAGGGAATTAAAATGTtctgcatttttcttcttcagttaaTTTTCATTTAACCAGCAGTTGGAGCACttgtgggcagcacagcggcgtagtggttagcgctgtccCCTCCACAATAAggaggtcgtgggttcggttcccggcctaaggcctttctgtgcggagtttgcatgttcctcccaccgtcca
It includes:
- the aqp11 gene encoding aquaporin-11, with the translated sequence MAADVAVSLAVLAGIVGLNELNRRVLIRVLVGTGLCVYAVELVSTFQLCCCTHELKMLSEVGGIEPRLALTLTYLASVVHALTFRGAFGNPCGALEHAYHSRISGGCALGRIACQFAAAAASRAVVPLIWGVGLSRLHVRHKLLGYRCVSPIHASLPRAAAVELACAFAVQTVISRTRSVEEKYRVHAVAAVVATVVYAGGSTTGAVFNPALAFSTQFPCSGNSFLEYCLVYWLGPLLGTMSSVLLLDKIIPLLSGKPPSLHLPLETKKRT